One genomic region from Enterobacter hormaechei ATCC 49162 encodes:
- a CDS encoding copper-binding protein: protein MRTLFLSALAGAAVSFTSYTVQANQTWQGHGVVQSIADNTVMLQHDAIPELKWPAMTMPFTLSAGATLNGAKPGDEVTFTLERAGDGFQIVSLTPAR from the coding sequence ATGCGTACTTTATTCCTTTCCGCGCTGGCTGGCGCGGCCGTCTCTTTCACGTCTTACACCGTTCAGGCAAACCAGACATGGCAGGGCCATGGGGTGGTTCAGTCGATCGCTGACAACACCGTTATGCTTCAGCACGACGCGATTCCGGAACTGAAATGGCCCGCCATGACCATGCCGTTTACCTTATCAGCGGGCGCCACGCTGAATGGCGCGAAACCGGGAGATGAGGTGACCTTCACGCTGGAGCGTGCGGGTGACGGTTTTCAGATTGTCTCGCTGACGCCAGCGCGCTAA
- the dcuC gene encoding anaerobic C4-dicarboxylate transporter DcuC has product MLTFLELLIGVVVIVGVARYIIKGYSATGVLFVGGLTLLIISALMGHQVLPASEASTGYTATDIVEYIKILLMSRGGDLGMMIMMLCGFAAYMTHIGANDMVVKLASKPLQYINSPYLLMVAAYFLACLMSLAVSSATGLGVLLMATLFPVMVNVGISRGAAAAICASPAAIILSPTSGDVVLAAKAAEMSLIDFAFKTTLPISITAILGMGVAHFFWQRYLDKKENVSHEMMDVSEITTTAPAFYSILPFTPIIGVLIFDGKWGPQLHIITILVICMLLAAILEFVRGFNTQKVFTGLEVAFRGMADAFAGVVMLLVAAGVFAQGLSTIGFIQSLISIATSFGSASIILMLVLVVLTMLAAMTTGSGNAPFYAFVEMIPKLAHSSGINPAYLSIPMLQASNLGRTISPVSGVVVAVAGMAKISPFEVVKRTSVPVLVGLIIVIIATEVLVPGAA; this is encoded by the coding sequence ATGCTTACTTTTCTCGAACTCCTCATTGGAGTCGTGGTTATTGTCGGTGTAGCACGCTACATCATTAAAGGTTATTCAGCCACCGGCGTGCTGTTTGTCGGCGGCCTGACGCTGCTGATTATTAGCGCCCTAATGGGCCATCAGGTTTTACCCGCCAGCGAAGCCAGCACCGGATATACCGCTACCGATATTGTGGAATATATCAAAATTCTGCTGATGAGCCGCGGCGGCGACCTGGGCATGATGATCATGATGCTCTGCGGTTTTGCTGCCTATATGACCCATATCGGCGCGAATGATATGGTAGTGAAGCTGGCCTCTAAGCCGCTGCAATATATTAACTCTCCCTATCTGCTGATGGTCGCAGCCTATTTCCTGGCCTGCCTCATGTCATTAGCCGTTTCCTCCGCGACGGGCCTGGGCGTACTGTTAATGGCCACGCTGTTCCCGGTGATGGTTAACGTCGGGATCAGCCGTGGCGCAGCGGCGGCTATTTGTGCCTCTCCGGCGGCGATTATCCTTTCCCCAACTTCCGGTGACGTGGTCCTGGCCGCGAAAGCCGCGGAAATGTCCCTGATTGACTTCGCCTTCAAAACCACACTGCCGATCTCCATCACCGCTATTCTCGGCATGGGCGTGGCGCATTTCTTCTGGCAGCGCTATCTCGATAAGAAAGAGAACGTCAGCCACGAAATGATGGACGTCAGCGAAATTACCACAACCGCCCCGGCGTTTTATTCCATCCTGCCCTTCACGCCGATTATTGGCGTGCTTATTTTTGACGGCAAATGGGGTCCGCAGCTGCACATCATTACCATCCTGGTGATCTGTATGCTGCTGGCGGCCATCCTGGAATTTGTTCGTGGCTTTAATACCCAGAAAGTATTCACTGGTCTGGAAGTTGCCTTCCGCGGTATGGCGGATGCCTTCGCGGGCGTGGTAATGCTGTTGGTTGCCGCTGGCGTGTTTGCTCAGGGCTTAAGCACAATCGGCTTTATCCAGAGCCTGATCTCCATCGCCACCTCGTTCGGCTCGGCCAGCATTATCCTGATGCTGGTGCTGGTGGTGCTGACCATGCTGGCGGCGATGACCACCGGCTCCGGTAACGCGCCGTTCTACGCCTTTGTTGAGATGATCCCGAAGCTGGCACACTCCTCCGGCATCAACCCGGCTTACCTGTCCATTCCGATGCTTCAGGCCTCCAACCTGGGTCGTACCATCTCTCCGGTATCGGGCGTGGTGGTTGCGGTTGCGGGGATGGCAAAAATCTCTCCGTTTGAAGTGGTAAAACGCACGTCAGTGCCGGTGCTGGTTGGCCTGATTATCGTGATTATCGCCACCGAGGTGCTGGTTCCCGGCGCTGCCTAA
- the rna gene encoding ribonuclease I, producing the protein MFRKDIVIPSGAVALALCVFSIQADPLKATQYGDFDRYVLALSWQTGFCQSMVERNRNEPEECRLQKESNNKTDFLTVHGLWPGLPKSIAARGVDERRWMRFGCATRPVPNMPEAKASRKCDAAETGLSLSGAAKLNSVMPGAGGNSCLERYEYAKHGVCFGFDPDAYFGTMVRMNQEVKRSAVGQFLAENYGKTVRRSDFDAAVAKSWGKQSVKAFKLTCHGNPAYLTEMQISLKSSAINTPLSANAFAPQPHPGNCGKQFVIDKAGY; encoded by the coding sequence ATGTTCAGGAAGGATATCGTTATCCCGTCTGGCGCAGTAGCGCTTGCACTCTGTGTCTTCTCAATACAGGCAGATCCGCTTAAGGCAACCCAGTACGGTGATTTCGATCGCTACGTTCTGGCTCTTTCATGGCAAACCGGATTTTGCCAGAGCATGGTCGAACGTAACCGCAACGAACCGGAAGAGTGTCGACTGCAAAAAGAGAGCAACAACAAAACCGATTTTCTGACCGTCCACGGCTTATGGCCAGGTCTGCCGAAATCTATTGCCGCTCGCGGTGTGGATGAACGCCGCTGGATGCGCTTCGGCTGTGCCACTCGTCCGGTTCCGAACATGCCGGAAGCAAAAGCCAGCCGCAAATGCGACGCCGCCGAGACCGGGCTATCGCTCTCGGGCGCCGCGAAGCTGAACAGCGTGATGCCCGGCGCGGGCGGCAACTCCTGCCTTGAACGTTATGAGTACGCCAAACACGGCGTCTGCTTTGGTTTTGATCCCGACGCTTACTTCGGCACCATGGTGCGCATGAATCAGGAAGTGAAGAGGAGCGCGGTAGGGCAATTTCTGGCGGAGAACTACGGCAAAACCGTCCGCCGTAGCGACTTCGATGCAGCCGTGGCTAAAAGCTGGGGGAAACAGAGCGTGAAAGCGTTCAAACTCACCTGCCATGGCAATCCGGCTTATCTGACAGAGATGCAGATCTCGCTGAAATCCAGCGCCATCAACACTCCCCTCTCTGCCAACGCCTTTGCGCCACAGCCGCATCCGGGCAACTGCGGCAAACAGTTCGTTATTGATAAAGCCGGTTACTGA
- a CDS encoding flavin reductase family protein: MYFYQPSQGHGLPHDPLNAIIGPRPIGWISSCDKAGQLNLAPYSFFNCFNYRPPIIGFSSNGWKDSVRNISETGEFVWNLATRDLAEAMNETSATLPHDEDEFTFAGLTPVASQLVSAPRVAESPVNFECRLSQCIQLTGADGTPIDTWLVLGEVVGVHIAEMLLEEGIYQTAKAQPILRAGGPTAYYAISDSHRFDLVRPDARRG; this comes from the coding sequence ATGTACTTTTACCAACCTTCTCAGGGGCACGGCCTGCCGCACGACCCGCTGAACGCCATTATTGGTCCGCGTCCGATTGGCTGGATCTCATCCTGTGATAAGGCCGGTCAACTGAACCTGGCCCCGTACAGCTTCTTTAACTGCTTTAACTATCGCCCGCCGATCATCGGTTTTTCCAGCAATGGCTGGAAGGATAGCGTGCGGAATATTTCCGAAACAGGTGAGTTTGTCTGGAACCTCGCCACGCGCGATTTGGCCGAGGCGATGAATGAAACCTCCGCCACGCTCCCGCATGACGAGGATGAGTTTACCTTTGCCGGCCTGACGCCCGTAGCCAGCCAGCTTGTGAGCGCGCCGCGCGTGGCGGAAAGTCCGGTGAATTTCGAGTGTCGCTTGTCACAGTGCATTCAGCTTACCGGCGCGGATGGGACGCCGATTGACACCTGGCTGGTGCTCGGTGAAGTCGTAGGTGTCCATATCGCCGAAATGCTGCTGGAAGAGGGGATTTACCAGACCGCAAAAGCGCAGCCCATTCTGCGTGCGGGTGGACCGACGGCCTACTACGCCATTAGCGACAGCCATCGGTTCGATCTGGTACGCCCGGATGCGCGCAGGGGCTAA
- the rnk gene encoding nucleoside diphosphate kinase regulator: MSRPTIIINELDAERIDRLLEKPEFASLPVADALNEELDRAQMCTPETMPHDVVTMNSQVKFRNLTTGEELTRTLVYPAQMTDSSTQLSVLAPVGAALLGLRTGDTIHWELPGGASAHLEVLELLYQPEAAGDYLR, from the coding sequence ATGTCCAGACCTACGATTATCATCAATGAACTCGACGCAGAACGTATTGACCGCCTGTTGGAAAAACCAGAATTTGCCTCACTGCCGGTAGCCGATGCGCTGAACGAGGAGCTAGACCGGGCGCAGATGTGCACGCCTGAGACCATGCCGCATGATGTGGTCACCATGAACAGCCAGGTGAAGTTCCGCAATCTGACTACCGGGGAGGAGCTAACCCGTACGCTGGTCTATCCGGCACAGATGACCGACAGCAGCACGCAGCTGTCAGTGCTGGCACCCGTGGGGGCGGCGCTGCTTGGACTGCGCACGGGGGATACCATCCACTGGGAACTCCCTGGCGGTGCCTCAGCCCATCTGGAAGTGCTGGAGCTGCTCTACCAGCCCGAAGCCGCTGGCGATTACCTGCGTTAA
- a CDS encoding zinc-dependent alcohol dehydrogenase: MKALTYHGPHHVRVDNVPDPGIEQPDDIILRVTATAICGSDLHLYRGKIPKVQHGDIFGHEFMGEVVECGSEVKNVQKGDRVVIPFVIACGDCFFCQMQQYAACENTNRGQGAALNKKQIPAPAALFGYSHLYGGVPGGQAEYVRVPKGNVGPFKVPQLLSDDKALFLSDILPTAWQAAKNAQIQKGSSVAVFGAGPVGLLTIACARLLGAEQIFVIDHHPYRLRFAQERYGAIPINFDDDNDAAEKIIEQTAGQRGVDAVIDAVGFEAKGSTTETILSNLKIEGSSGKALRQCIAAVRRGGVVSVPGVYAGFIHGFLFGDAFDKGLSFKMGQTHVHAWLGELLPLIEKGLLTPEDIVTHYLPLADAERAYKIFEKREEECRKVILVPGADTPEAAQQKVKGLVNAFPGGVV; encoded by the coding sequence ATGAAAGCTCTCACCTATCACGGTCCACACCATGTTCGTGTCGATAATGTGCCTGATCCGGGTATCGAACAGCCTGACGATATCATCCTGCGCGTAACCGCCACGGCGATCTGTGGCTCTGATTTGCATCTTTATCGCGGAAAAATCCCCAAGGTCCAGCACGGCGATATCTTTGGTCATGAATTTATGGGCGAGGTGGTGGAGTGCGGGAGCGAGGTGAAAAATGTGCAGAAGGGCGACCGGGTGGTGATCCCGTTTGTGATTGCCTGCGGTGACTGCTTCTTTTGCCAAATGCAACAGTACGCGGCCTGCGAAAACACGAACCGCGGGCAGGGCGCGGCGCTGAACAAAAAGCAAATTCCCGCCCCTGCCGCGCTGTTTGGCTATAGCCATCTTTACGGTGGCGTGCCGGGCGGACAGGCGGAGTATGTGCGCGTGCCAAAAGGCAACGTGGGGCCGTTTAAAGTGCCGCAGCTTCTGTCTGACGACAAAGCGCTTTTCCTGTCAGATATTCTGCCTACCGCCTGGCAGGCGGCGAAAAATGCGCAGATCCAGAAAGGCTCCAGCGTCGCCGTGTTCGGGGCCGGGCCGGTAGGGTTACTGACCATTGCCTGCGCGCGGCTTCTCGGCGCCGAGCAGATTTTCGTGATTGACCATCATCCCTATCGACTGCGGTTTGCCCAGGAGCGCTACGGCGCGATCCCGATTAACTTTGATGACGATAACGACGCGGCGGAGAAAATCATTGAGCAAACGGCCGGGCAGCGCGGGGTGGATGCGGTGATTGATGCGGTCGGGTTTGAGGCCAAAGGCAGCACGACGGAAACCATCCTCAGTAACCTGAAAATTGAGGGCAGCAGCGGCAAGGCGCTGCGCCAGTGTATCGCTGCGGTGCGACGCGGTGGTGTGGTCAGCGTACCGGGCGTGTATGCCGGTTTTATTCACGGCTTCTTGTTTGGCGATGCGTTCGATAAAGGGCTGAGCTTTAAGATGGGCCAGACGCACGTCCATGCCTGGCTGGGAGAGCTGCTGCCGCTCATCGAAAAGGGGCTGCTTACCCCAGAAGATATTGTGACCCATTATCTTCCGCTGGCTGATGCGGAGCGCGCCTATAAGATTTTCGAAAAACGGGAGGAGGAGTGCCGCAAGGTGATCCTGGTGCCTGGCGCAGACACTCCGGAAGCAGCGCAGCAGAAAGTGAAGGGATTGGTCAATGCCTTCCCGGGCGGCGTTGTGTGA
- the uspG gene encoding universal stress protein UspG: MYQTIIMPVDVFEMELSDKAVRHAEFLAQQDGVIHLLHVLPGSASLSLHRFAADVRRFEEHLQHEAETRLQTMVGHFSIDPSRIKTHVRFGSVRDAVNELAGELNADVVVIGSRNPSITTHLLGSNASSVIRHTHIPVMVVR, encoded by the coding sequence ATGTATCAAACAATCATTATGCCGGTTGATGTTTTCGAAATGGAACTGAGTGATAAGGCAGTACGTCACGCGGAATTTCTCGCGCAGCAGGACGGAGTTATTCATCTTCTGCATGTTTTACCAGGCTCGGCCAGCCTGAGCCTGCATCGCTTTGCCGCCGACGTGCGTCGTTTTGAAGAGCATTTACAGCATGAAGCCGAGACGCGGCTGCAAACCATGGTCGGCCATTTCAGCATCGATCCTTCCCGCATCAAAACCCATGTCCGCTTCGGTAGCGTACGCGATGCCGTTAACGAGCTTGCCGGGGAGCTGAACGCAGACGTCGTGGTCATCGGTTCGCGCAACCCGTCTATCACCACTCACCTGCTGGGGTCGAACGCCTCCAGCGTGATCCGCCACACCCACATTCCGGTGATGGTTGTCAGATAA
- the ahpF gene encoding alkyl hydroperoxide reductase subunit F — protein sequence MLDTNMKTQLKAYLEKLTKPVELIATLDDSAKSAEIKALLTEIAELSPKVTFKEDNTLAVRKPSFLIANPGSDQGPRFAGSPLGHEFTSLVLALLWTGGHPSKEAQALLEQIRDIDGDFEFETYYSLSCHNCPDVVQALNLMSVLNPRIKHTAIDGGTFQNEITERNVMGVPAVYLNGQEFGQGRMTLTEIVAKVDTGAEKRAAEELNQRDAYDVLIVGSGPAGAAAAVYSARKGIRTGLMGERFGGQVLDTVDIENYISVPKTEGQKLAGALKAHVSDYDVDVIDSQSASKLVPAAVEGGLHQIETASGAVLKARSVIIATGAKWRNMNVPGEDQYRTKGVTYCPHCDGPLFKGKRVAVIGGGNSGVEAAIDLAGIVEHVTLLEFAPEMKADQVLQDKVRSLTNVDIVLNAQTTEVKGDGSKVTGLEYRDRVSGDIHSVALAGIFVQIGLLPNTTWLEGAIERNRMGEIIIDAKCETSVKGVFAAGDCTTVPYKQIIIATGEGAKASLSSFDYLIRTKTA from the coding sequence ATGCTCGACACGAATATGAAAACCCAGCTCAAGGCCTACCTTGAGAAACTGACCAAACCTGTTGAGCTGATTGCCACGCTGGACGACAGCGCGAAATCGGCAGAAATCAAAGCACTGCTGACAGAGATTGCTGAGCTGTCGCCGAAAGTGACCTTTAAAGAAGACAATACTCTGGCAGTCCGTAAGCCTTCTTTCCTGATTGCCAACCCGGGGTCTGACCAGGGGCCGCGTTTCGCGGGTTCTCCGCTGGGCCACGAATTTACCTCCCTGGTGCTGGCGCTGCTGTGGACCGGTGGTCATCCGTCAAAAGAAGCGCAGGCGCTGCTGGAGCAGATCCGCGATATCGACGGTGATTTTGAGTTTGAAACCTATTACTCACTCTCCTGCCACAACTGCCCGGACGTGGTGCAGGCGCTGAACCTGATGTCAGTCCTCAACCCGCGCATTAAGCATACGGCGATTGACGGCGGTACGTTCCAGAACGAAATCACCGAGCGCAACGTGATGGGCGTTCCGGCGGTTTACCTGAATGGTCAGGAGTTCGGTCAGGGCCGTATGACGCTGACTGAAATCGTCGCCAAAGTGGATACCGGCGCAGAAAAACGCGCGGCAGAAGAGCTTAACCAACGCGATGCGTACGATGTGCTGATTGTCGGCTCCGGCCCGGCGGGCGCGGCAGCGGCGGTCTACTCCGCACGTAAAGGGATCCGTACCGGTCTGATGGGCGAACGTTTTGGTGGTCAGGTACTGGATACCGTGGACATTGAGAACTACATTTCCGTGCCGAAAACTGAAGGTCAGAAACTGGCCGGGGCGTTGAAAGCGCACGTCAGCGATTACGACGTGGATGTGATTGACAGCCAGAGCGCCAGCAAACTGGTTCCGGCGGCGGTGGAAGGTGGCTTACACCAGATTGAAACCGCTTCTGGCGCGGTGCTGAAAGCGCGCAGCGTGATCATTGCCACCGGTGCAAAATGGCGCAACATGAACGTTCCGGGCGAAGATCAGTATCGCACCAAAGGCGTGACCTATTGCCCGCACTGTGACGGCCCGCTGTTCAAAGGTAAACGCGTGGCGGTGATCGGCGGCGGTAACTCTGGCGTGGAAGCGGCTATCGATCTGGCGGGAATTGTTGAACACGTTACCCTGCTGGAGTTCGCCCCGGAGATGAAAGCGGACCAGGTGTTGCAGGATAAAGTGCGTAGCCTGACTAACGTCGACATTGTGCTCAATGCCCAGACGACAGAAGTGAAAGGCGACGGCAGCAAAGTGACCGGTCTGGAATACCGTGACCGCGTGAGTGGTGATATCCACAGCGTAGCGCTGGCGGGGATCTTTGTGCAGATTGGCCTGCTGCCTAACACCACCTGGCTGGAAGGCGCGATTGAGCGCAACCGCATGGGCGAGATCATTATTGATGCGAAATGCGAAACCAGCGTGAAAGGGGTATTTGCGGCGGGCGACTGCACCACCGTGCCGTACAAACAGATCATCATCGCCACCGGCGAAGGTGCGAAAGCGTCACTGAGTTCGTTTGATTACCTGATTCGCACCAAAACCGCATAA